A window of Belonocnema kinseyi isolate 2016_QV_RU_SX_M_011 chromosome 10, B_treatae_v1, whole genome shotgun sequence genomic DNA:
gaccacaccaaacatagttgtagtaagtgcggttcaaaaaaacaaaacgcgcagggctcccgacaatgggtcggccaacaatgccgaccaatctagagctgggggagccaatgaaaatggattcaatgcgatggatcggcgggatctcgtgacgtTTGgttggacggagcaactgaatcacgacttgctagactgctacgattcGAGTgtagcccgtgaacggggttacatggcacggctgcatgctctgtggtgcgagaaacacccggagctatcgcacttttcgcagcaacgtctgcgaaaccNNNNNNNNNNNNNNNNNNNNNNNNNNNNNNNNNNNNNNNNNNNNNNNNNNNNNNNNNNNNNNNNNNNNNNNNNNNNNNNNNNNNNNNNNNNNNNNNNNNNcagagatggtaataaagcactcttagtgccgcattgtgcctttgaatgtaggtcgttcccgcgtgagttggataactagatagtatgtgagctaaatgctcgaggtgtgcaaggcacgccctgcagctataatcGGGAATGTCTCGGTTGAAactgtggcgacggtatgttaaggtggaaatgacaccgacttggcatgcaaaaataaaaccctctgtaccagacttcaatccgagcgatttaaggaaagcaaacgttagctcacaagacattgactgatttattcacatttctgtggaagataccgtgcatcctcttatcgaggagctgttcacgaaagtttttctcttgtgctttcttaatccggactttcaggagtgagtactcgagatagataagatttgatgcattttgcttacccctgatactgaagtcaagtctgagtgtttcagcagcctcctccgctgctttgtacagaaatgctcctttggccacttcttcgtgattcctgaccattttaagaagagggtctcttccatttgcaactctatgtgctgttcccagaataatcctgttgtgaagacattcaagactcaatattccgcgacccccttgacggcgtgagatgtacagtcgcggaacggaagacttaagatgcatgcttttgttcatgtgcataacctttcttgtcctgatatcaagagacctgagctcgttcttcgtccttggaactactccaaatgaatagagtagtaccgggacggcaagcatgttcgttgcaggtactttgttcctcgccgacagttcggaagaccaaatctgtcgcatgagacgtttgtatctgcttcggagagtatcctttatagatgtcacatcctgaatgcggctctgtggcgcgcccagatatgtataagtctctccagcgcaacggtgtcgtatggcgcttctatcaacgagctcaggatcttcagggatgccattaagttttccccgcttcaaataaaccttggtgcattttctaacccaaattctattccaatttccttagtatatcattcgacaatccccagagctagatgcagttgctctctgtttttaacatagatcttaagatcgtccatgtaaaatacatgagtgaccttgtactttcgatctgcNNNNNNNNNNNNNNNNNNNNNNNNNNNNNNNNNNNNNNNNNNNNNNNNNNNNNNNNNNNNNNNNNNNNNNNNNNNNNNNNNNNNNNNNNNNNNNNNNNNNATTCTAAGGGCTAAGGTTGACACCCAAagccattatttaaaaaaaaaacctctttTCCCCTATTTTAAGCCAATTTTTGGCTGCTAATCTTAAGAACCTCAAAGTCTTTGACTTAAacctaataaaataaataataaaaatcatttgaaaaatgcattttttgcatATAACTGTCGGATTATTAATATCTTTTATAcactattataaataaattattaattaacgaTACAATtgtgaaaattcctaaataataacaAGTATTTTACCTTACCTACTTTTCTACttattaaataacaaatctttAGATACGACATTGGATATTAAATCtcaagatttatgaaaaaaaagttttgttttttattcaccGCTACAAAGGTCGTAAATCTCAAATTCTCGAACAACGGCTGCACttcttttgtttttagaaatacCACTCAAGAATAAAATAAACCTGCAAGTTTCTTACCCATAGATCTTCCTGTTTATTTCAACAACTTCTTTAGATACATTATAACACATCGAAAAagatcagttcaattttcatttaagaaaattaatttttagatcaaaaacattttaaataaagaaataaaccctaaactaaaaaaataaattctcaacaaaatagatagttcaacttttaaccagacaataaaatagttgcatattcAGGCAAaagaaattctaccaaaaaaatataattttcaagcttaaaagtcaagagggaaaacatttttaaccaggtTCTAGAATTTACAAGTCaagaaagcgaatttttaacaaaaaagttaatgtttaataaaattgttaaaatatttaaccaacaagatgattctcgaatcaaaaaatttaattttgaacaaattagttcaacaaaaaggatgattgtttaacaaaataattgagtttttaattaataaattcaatttatgaCCAAAAGAGATaagttctgaaccaaaaatataatagtagactttaatttgaagaattaatgaaaataaaaccaagaatctaacgaccaaatttgtacaaacaccataaaatcttcctattgcaatttgaaaaagagaaaaaacttcttccacctaaaaaagaaaagaaaaaattttccccCCTTCTGGCcagcaataagaaaaaatttcttttctttttcaggtgGAAgaattttgtttctctttttcAGATTTCAtcaggaacattttatggtgtttgtccaaatttgttcgttagactcgtggttttattttcaagaattcttcacattaacttgattattggacgttaaataggattttaaatttgattttactctcatttgaataccttaaattttatatcagacttttcaattaaaaaaaattaattttgaactgaaaaatatcaatttccctcgaagatggattttcaacctaacagttgaattttttgccaaaatagttagttttaataagaaatgaaatagttcagcaaaaaaaaaaagaatttttaaacaaagtagattaagcaagtagttgaattttcaaccaataaagaataATTCTCGacgtaaaatgtaatagttaataagtCAGACAaaagagatttcaattttaaataaataactgttCAATTCAACAAACAACAATTGACTTGACTTTTCTGACAAAAGAAatgtctaccaaaaatgataaattttcaaaaaaagagttgatttttcgacttaaaaagtcaagaaaggaaaaacattttatgcaaattgtgaaattttatagccaaaaagttagcttttaataaaataattaaatttcaaacaaggaGTTGAATCTtggttcaagaattttaattttgtacaaaataatgtaACCAAAACagtgactttttaataaaatagtttcattatcaataaagaaataaaatttctaaccaaaacagatgaattttgaacaaaaaacataattttctttccaaataaaagaataaagaaaggataaatttctaatccaaaaggaccaattttctgtccgaaaatatgaattttcaataaaaaaatttaattttcgaccaaaatagatgaattcaaaacgaaaaatataataattggtattttagcaaaaatatttttattttatataaaaatcaatttattgaaaaaaagagttttcagcaaaatagttaaatgcctAACTAATACAAAatgatggattttctaccaaagatgagttttcaatccaaaagaacgaatttgctatacaagatgaaaaataaaaaaaaaactgtttaatattctaacaaaaaagatgaattcaaaacgaaaaagattaattctcaaccaagaagaaaatagttaacttttcagtgaatggaattaattctttaaaaaattgtacaaagaaagaatgaagaaaaaatttaacaaaaaaattaatttttgacaaagtagttcaactttcaaccacgtggatgaatttccaatcaatgGAGATTAATTCTGGCAAAAAACAATctctgccaaaaaagataaattttcaaccaaagatttgagttttcaacgtaaaagtcaagaaagaaaatattttttgaccaaattgtggaatttttaagacaaaacgcaaatttacaacaaaaaagttagttttcaataaaatagttaaatatgcaaacaaaaaattgattcttcgttcaaataattaattttcgtacagactaatttaaaaagaaagactaatatttaagaaaatagttgtattttcagtaaataaattaaattttaaacaaaagaaattaattctgaaccaaaaatataatagtggactctccaattaaaaagaatgaacttttaactagaaaTGATGGATTTTgtactaaagattaattttctatcaaaatataataattcgaagcaaaaaatgtattcattgatattttaacaaaaaatatattaattttgattaaaaaccagtttattgaaacaaaaaagacaagttttcaacaaaattgctgaGTCCTTAAAAAATACAggttaatatttaacgaaatatttgcattttcaatcaaaaaaagatttcgatTTTACTGAgaggtacatttttaaaccaaagttctaatttttaacaaaagagttgcactttcaactaagaaggataaaagaaaaaaaaattaaaccgcactgttgaattttcaaggaaaaaataccatttttctacaaaacaattgaattttcaacgaaaaatagaattttattgttCTGGAATACAAGGAATATTGTATGCATGACAAATAAGTACACTATTGTGCTAAATAAATTGTAATACTCATATGAACAATTTGATTTCTTCTTCATTTGATTTAGGGTTCTTGGCGGGCTTTTCAGTTGGTGTTTCTCCTGGATTGGCTGGGTTTTCAGCTGTACTGctgcctaaaaaattaattcaaaaattgaatttatttacacaaCTACttcttattttacaatttaactcgataaataataatagattttttatgaataaaaagaagaattttgtggtaaaattttttcgaacaattttattatttatcaattgtACTATTCTTGAGAATCTGAGAAGACTTAAAAAACTGAATTGAAGTCtttgaaggattttattgaaaaatatttgctttgCGAGTAAGGCTTGGAGGAAGATTCTTACTGCATTTAGAGGTTTTCAAGTCACATGTCCCAGGTGTACATTCTTCATCATTCGTGCAGGATTTCTCATTTTCTTTACTGGGTGTTTCTCTTTTTCGTCGACTTCCTGATGGGATATGGATTTCTATTATTCCAGTTTCTGAATATTCCtggagaaatatatatttgattttgTTATTGACAATATTTTATGTTCGAAGCTTTAAGAAAGAAACATAACTTTTTCTTCAGTCTTCTAATAATAAATGGTTACCTACATTTTTTAGGGATCAATTCTGCAGGGATCAATTTTACATGGTTCCTTTTCAAGgcaaaggttgaaaattaattgttttatcaaaaattcatattattgtttgaagtttaatattattgtttacaaattcaagtacatacttagttgaaagtagcagtgctttgttgaaaattcactgtcTGATCgaagatgaaatattttattgaaaattctttgtttctgctggaacattaatttttttactgaaaatttaactattacgtttcttgttaaaaaatgatctttttcagtttcatatttaactatttagttgaaaattcgtctaattGGGTTgataaatcttttatatttacagaaaattaattttttggactaaaataaagtattttgtttttgttgagaattcggtCGTCCTTAGTTgcaaaatttactatttatttaaaaaattatattttctggttgaaaattcttttatttttataaaaaattcacttgtttgagatttcaatttttttgagatCGAactttttgtgctgaaaattcaaccgttttgttcaGCCCTATTTcggcttaaaattcaattctcttgTAGAAAATAGAATGAATAGAACgaatcttgtagaaaattcattttttacgcttaaaaatttacgtacttcatttaaaattgttattttttggtagaaaatacaatgGTTTTGTGATTACGATCTTTTTGGATCAAATATTcacgattatattttttgttaagagttttttttattgaaaattccactacttgattgaatatttatcttctttatttaaaatgtctCTTATTATGTTaggaattcaattgattttttgaacaattaactaattttttgaaaactagcCCTTCACGGTTTAAAATACCActcttttgtaggaaattcgatTTTCtagctcaaaaattcaattattttggttaaaaatcatcttctttgaattctgcaatttttttgaaaattcatctttttgggattaaaattcaattgtttttg
This region includes:
- the LOC117181941 gene encoding uncharacterized protein LOC117181941 — translated: MNRIFLSLFVGVVCTVAASSATCIIDGNKDDEDNVQVIRLDEPEDEEYSETGIIEIHIPSGSRRKRETPSKENEKSCTNDEECTPGTCDLKTSKCSSSTAENPANPGETPTEKPAKNPKSNEEEIKLFI